AGCCCGGCCGGGGCGGCCTCAGGCCTCGAAAGGCGTCCTGATCCGGGGGCATCGGCCCCCCGGGGCATTCCCGGGGCCTACTCCCCCACGGCCGCCTCGCGCTCCCCGTTGCGCGGTTCGTATCCTTCGCCCTCGGAGAGCCTCGCCCCGCCCATGCGATCCTCGTAGAGCTCGCCCCATTGGCGCAGCTGGTCCAGTATGGGCACCAGCCCCGCGCCCAGCTCCGTCAGCCCGTACTCCACCCTGGGCGGCACCTCGCGGTACACCGTGCGGTGCACCAGCCCGTCCGCCTCCAGCTCGCGCAGCTGGCGCGTGAGCATGCGCTCGGTCACGCCGGGCATCCCGCGCCTGAGTTCGCTGAAGCGCAGCACCCGCGCCTCCGAGAGGTGGTAGAGGATGATGGGCTTCCACTTGCCGCCCATCACCTGCAGGGTCAACTCGAAGAAGCAGCGGTACTGCCTGCCGTTCAACTCTTTGGTTTTGCACGCCTTGGCCATCTCTCGCCTCACTATACAAAATGATAGTATGATACATTTGAGACCATACTTGCGTTTTCATCCGCAAGCACGCATATGGCAGCCAAGAACACCACGCGTCAAGAACGCGCAGGAGGTCACACGAATGAAAGCCATCGCCATCAACGGCAGCCCGCGCAAGGGCGGCAACACCGAAACCCTGCTCAAGGCAGTGCTCGCCCCCCTGGAGGAAGCCGGCTGGGAGACCAGCCTGGTGCGGATCGGGGGCAAGAAGGTCCG
This sequence is a window from Fundidesulfovibrio soli. Protein-coding genes within it:
- a CDS encoding winged helix-turn-helix transcriptional regulator — protein: MAKACKTKELNGRQYRCFFELTLQVMGGKWKPIILYHLSEARVLRFSELRRGMPGVTERMLTRQLRELEADGLVHRTVYREVPPRVEYGLTELGAGLVPILDQLRQWGELYEDRMGGARLSEGEGYEPRNGEREAAVGE